Proteins co-encoded in one Papaver somniferum cultivar HN1 chromosome 5, ASM357369v1, whole genome shotgun sequence genomic window:
- the LOC113281186 gene encoding phospholipase A1-Igamma1, chloroplastic — protein sequence MLASISATTINPRQNNIPLIQSVKKNRNVTSLRIYARQAALVAEPPSPHKTQNRTARLAESLLNFVHLHFDAPTNNSSYAGHGREIVDRRHKMADPEAPIMSPKEDISAKWNEIHTSDRYENLLSPLQPWLRREIVKYGEFAQATYDAFDFDSFSEYCGSCRYNRQKLFEKLGLSKNGYEITKYIYAMSHVDVPRWLERSHLVDTSWSKDSNWMGYIAVSDNEETKRLGRRDIVVAWRGTVAPTEWFEDLQNKLEPIDESGGEVKVEHGFRHIYTSKSETTRYNKLSASQQVMNEVKRLVKLYREKGEAVSLTITGHSLGGALALLNAYEAAETISGLPISVISFGAPRVGNVAFRDKLHKMGVRTLRVVVKQDLVPKAPGIMLNESIKKFEEITGNLDWVYTHVGAEIKVDVRSSPYLKRKFDLLGFHSLETYLHLVDGLVSSESSFREHAKRDVALVNKACGMLVDELRIPENWYQLEHKGLVKNPYGRWVKPTRDSEDVPSLHHINETPCPPCLD from the coding sequence ATGTTAGCTTCTATATCAGCAACAACCATTAATCCTCGTCAAAATAATATTCCTCTAATTCAGTCCGTCAAGAAAAACCGTAATGTAACATCACTTCGTATATATGCCCGTCAAGCGGCATTAGTAGCCGAGCCACCAAGTCCCCACAAAACACAAAATCGCACTGCTCGTCTGGCTGAATCGTTGTTAAACTTTGTTCATCTTCATTTCGATGCTCCGACTAATAATAGTTCGTACGCCGGACACGGTCGAGAAATAGTTGATCGTCGACATAAAATGGCTGATCCGGAAGCTCCTATAATGTCCCCTAAAGAGGATATATCAGCAAAATGGAACGAAATCCATACGAGTGATCGCTATGAGAATTTGTTGAGCCCTCTCCAACCTTGGCTAAGACGAGAAATCGTTAAATATGGCGAGTTTGCTCAAGCTACATACGACGCGTTCGACTTCGATTCATTCTCGGAGTATTGCGGGAGTTGTAGGTATAACCGTCAAAAGCTTTTTGAGAAACTTGGACTTAGCAAGAACGGATACGAAATTACAAAGTACATATATGCCATGTCGCATGTAGATGTTCCTCGATGGCTCGAAAGATCTCATTTAGTAGATACATCATGGAGTAAAGATTCGAACTGGATGGGGTACATCGCAGTTAGCGATAACGAAGAAACAAAACGCTTAGGCCGGCGAGACATTGTTGTTGCGTGGCGTGGAACTGTCGCACCTACGGAATGGTTCGAGGATTTACAGAATAAATTAGAACCGATCGACGAATCGGGAGGTGAAGTGAAAGTTGAGCATGGATTTCGTCATATATACACGTCCAAGAGTGAAACTACTAGGTATAACAAGCTCAGTGCATCTCAGCAGGTGATGAATGAAGTAAAAAGGCTTGTAAAATTGTACAGAGAAAAAGGTGAAGCAGTTAGCCTTACAATCACCGGACACAGCCTTGGAGGAGCTTTGGCACTACTCAACGCTTACGAAGCCGCCGAAACAATCTCTGGTCTTCCGATAAGTGTCATCTCATTCGGTGCTCCTCGAGTTGGGAATGTGGCATTCAGAGATAAATTACATAAGATGGGTGTCAGAACATTGCGAGTGGTGGTTAAACAAGATTTAGTTCCTAAAGCCCCGGGAATCATGCTAAATGAGAGTATTAAGAAATTTGAAGAGATTACAGGGAACTTAGATTGGGTTTATACCCATGTAGGAGCTGAAATCAAAGTCGATGTTCGATCATCTCCATATCTAAAACGTAAATTCGATCTGTTAGGATTTCATAGTCTAGAGACATACCTTCATCTTGTGGATGGGTTGGTTAGTTCAGAATCAAGTTTTCGAGAACATGCTAAGAGGGATGTGGCATTAGTTAACAAAGCTTGTGGAATGTTAGTAGATGAACTAAGAATTCCAGAAAATTGGTATCAGTTGGAGCATAAAGGACTTGTAAAGAATCCTTATGGTAGATGGGTAAAACCAACTAGAGATTCCGAAGATGTACCCTCCTTGCATCACATAAATGAAACTCCATGTCCTCCATGTTTGGATTGA